From Nicotiana tabacum cultivar K326 chromosome 22, ASM71507v2, whole genome shotgun sequence, one genomic window encodes:
- the LOC107824879 gene encoding uncharacterized protein LOC107824879 — MTTKFLEKYFSAAKTGRMRKEIHNFSQGEGETVFESWERFKELLRRCPYNGMEQWMQLHYFWDGLKPSSRRLLNSAVAGPLMKKTPDEIVTLLNELSEDAEQWSTDQGDRRRPARVHQVKSSVAMQAQIAAMAKDIKQLTMAQVQNQPQQNPRAPVQRPPGFKKQQRQPYQPPQPNKSSLEDLMKAFINKSNEQLETQGTAIREQGIAIRNLEKQMEPIAKPRVEKVINSTKIVEEQKIGESLAKEDISSKEVDKQKSSSAVEERKHMPVLPFPQKMKWGKLDKFFGKFLKMLKQMYVNIPFTEGSWQLHYTLLIGERNFDKALCNSSTSINFMPLSVFKKLEGELGVIKSVMVSLQLADQTTIIPKGIIEEILVRVDKFVFPVDFIVVDMEVNKEVTLILRRLFLCTGEHEHMLVELLGKHKKAISWSIDNIQGIIPAICIHKILLEEGSKLVVQPQHKLNKNLDEVVQKEILKLLDAAIIFPFSDS; from the exons ATGACTACCAAGTTCTTAGAAAAATATTTCTCTGCTGCTAAGACTGGACGGATGAGGAAGGAGATTCACAATTTCAGCCAAGGAGAAGGGGAGACAGTGTTCGAGTCATGGGAAAGATTTAAGGAGCTATTACGGAGGTGCCCTTACAACGGAATGGAGCAATGGATGCAACTCCATTATTTCTGGGACGGGTTAAAGCCGTCATCAAGGAGATTGCTGAATAGTGCGGTTGCAGGTCCTCTGATGAAGAAAACTCCAGACGAGATTGTCACACTTCTGAATGAACTATCTGAAGACGCAGAACAATGGTCCACTGACCAAGGGGATCGAAGAAGACCAGCAAGGGTGCACCAAGTAAAATCTTCTGTAGCAATGCAGGCCCAAATTGCAGCAATGGCTAAGGACATCAAGCAATTGACTATGGCTCAGGTGCAAAATCAACCACAG CAAAATCCTAGAGCACCAGTGCAAAGACCTCCTGGCTTCAAGAAACAACAAAGGCAACCGTACCAGCCTCCACAGCCCAACAAATCAAGTttagaagatctaatgaaggcATTCATAAATAAATCAAATGAGCAACTTGAGACTCAAGGAACAGCTATCCGGGAGCAAGGCATAGCCATTCGGAATCTAGAAAAACAAATGG AGCCCATTGCAAAACCAAGGGTTGAGAAGGTGATCAACTCAACCAAGATAGTAGAAGAACAGAAAATTGGTGAATCTTTGGCTAAGGAAGACATCAGTAGCAAGGAGGTTGATAAGCAGAAGTCAAGCAGCGCGGTTGAAGAAAGAAAGCACATGCCAGTATTACCTTTTCCTCAGAAGATGAAGTGGGGGAAATTAGATAAATTCTTTGGAAAATTCTTAAAGATGCTGAAACAGATGTATGTAAACATCCCATTCACCGAG ggatcctggcagcttcactaTACCCTGCTCATTGGGGAGCGCAATTTTGACAAGGCCTTGTGCAACTCAAGTACATCCATTAACTTTATGCCATTATCGGTGTTTAAGAAATTGGAAGGAGAATTAGGAGTGATCAAATCTGTGATGGTATCTTTGCAACTAGCTGATCAGACCACGATCATACCGAAGGGCATAATCGAGGAAATTCTGGTAAGGGTGGACAAATTTGTCTTCCCAGTAGACTTCATTGTAGTAGACATGGAAGTGAATAAAGAGGTAACTCTAATCTTGCGGAGACTATTCCTTTGCACTG GTGAACATGAACACATGCTAGTGGAGTTACTGGGGAAGCATAAAAAGGCAATCAGTTGGAGCATAGACAATATTCAGGGAATCATCCCTGCAATCTGTATTCACAAGATCTTATTAGAAGAAGGGAGCAAACTGGTAGTGCAGCCCCAGCACAAATTGAATAAAAACCTTGATGAGGTGGTACAGAAAGAGATACTCAAATTGCTGGATGCAGCTATAATATTTCCCTTCTCTGACAGCTAA